One genomic region from Dermacentor variabilis isolate Ectoservices chromosome 6, ASM5094787v1, whole genome shotgun sequence encodes:
- the LOC142586267 gene encoding uncharacterized protein LOC142586267: MIPKPGKPPSLSNLRPISLTSCVGKTLERMALTRLSDFIEAKEFFPHSLIGFRRRVCAQDMFLILQHTFLSPNPSQIHALVTVDVRKAFDGVCHDHILSQLSSLACGHRMYSYLRSFLSNRVARFRVDTHLSDPHPLTRGTPQGAVLSPILFNLAMTPLASQLAQIPDLQHIFYADDITLWCSSGSPGHVQDTLQRGLDLINSFLSTAGLSPAPEKSELLLLNYSSYQRSHNALISLHLSGSPIPIVPQCKVLGFPLHAAKNVQALHHAVRTCHSVTHLLRRVVTRRSGLHEAHACRVAHALALNKFLYFVPYVSFTPTQLNTLETALVGLYKAALNLPITTSTAKLFATGLFHPLRSLLSLHRDSQLARLSLTRQGQWLLAQAGISPIPVSSFTSPKSTPAPNLRILPLPSNMSPVLHAGRRHAAAQHHSPLFTTQGVAYTDASFIAPRGSCGYAIYHPHLPAPETHTSGPYLHPPDALSLEVLAIVHALQSFPSLPSLPEYTIYTDSQAAIRHIQNRTLPHSLQQEVERAVSALQPSTVFLRWVPGHSGIDGNELAHQLARDVFNRAPLIPWSGPSQDSGGLSLRRTIKEVYLQLRLDKRLYPPPHPSLTVPEARLLRHIQMNALVTPSRLFLYRYRSDPSCPNCPSTYADLSHCLFYCPTAQQSSSYPPPSLSITTWLDWLVTLNV, translated from the exons ATgattccgaagccaggcaaacctccctccctttctaaCCTTCGCCCTATCTCCTTGACGTCGTGTGTTGGCAAGACCCTTGAGCGAATGGCTTTGACTCGCCTCTCTGATTTTATTGAAGCGAAAGAGTTCTTCCCCCATTCTCTTATCGGCTTTCGACGGCGCGTCTGTGCACAGGACATGTTCCTGATCCTCCAGCACACCTTTCTCTCACCCAATCCCAGCCAGATCCACGCTCTTGTGACTGTTGATGTCCGCAAGGCCTTCGACGGTGTGTGCCACGACCATATCCTGTCTCAACTCTCCTCCCTGGCCTGCGGACACCGGATGTACTCTTATCTCCGCTCCTTTCTCTCTAACCGAGTGGCTCGTTTCCGGGTGGACACCCATCTGTCCGATCCCCACCCGCTCACCCGTGGCACTCCTCAAGGTGCTGTTCTCTCTCCTATCCTTTTTAATCTTGCTATGACCCCTCTCGCCTCCCAACTAGCCCAGATTCCTGACCTCCAGCACAtcttttatgccgacgacatcaccctctggtgtTCGTCTGGTTCTCCCGGTCACGTACAGGACACCCTGCAACGTGGCCTCGATCTCATCAACTCCTTTCTCTCCACTGCTGGCTTGTCACCTGctccggagaaatccgagcttctccTTCTTAACTACTCCTCATACCAGCGCTCCCACAACGCCCTAATCTCCCTCCATCTTTCCGGCTCTCCCATTCCTATTGTCCCCCAATGCAAAGTTCTTGGCTTCCCGTTGCATGCAGCCAAGAATGTGCAAGCCCTACACCATGCTGTCAGGACTTGTCACTCGGTAACTCACCTCCTGCGGCGCGTGGTCACTCGGCGCTCGGGCCTCCACGAGGCTCATGCGTGCCGAGTTGCCCATGCGCTCGCCCTCAACAAGTTCCTGTACTTTGTGCCTTACGTTTCCTTCACCCCCACTCAGCTTAACACCCTCGAGACCGCCCTTGTGGGCCTctacaaggcagctctcaacctcCCTATCACCACCTCCACTGCTAAGCTCTTTGCCACAGGCCTCTTCCATCctcttcgttctcttctctctctccaccGTGACTCCCAGCTTGCCCGGCTTTCCCTTACCCGTCAGGGTCAGTGGTTACTGGCCCAGGCGGGTATCTCTCCCATTCCCGTTTCCTCCTTTACCTCTCCAAAATCCACCCCGGCGCCCAATCTTCGCATTCTCCCCCTGCCGTCCAATATGTCCCCTGTCCTGCATGCCGGCCGTCGTCACGCGGCCGCGCAGCATCATTCCCCCCTCTTTACTACTCAGGGAGTAGCCTACACGGATGCCTCTTTCATAGCCCCTCGAGGTTCCTGCGGCTACGCTATCTACCATCCCCACCTCCCAGCACCTGAAACTCACACGAGTGGGCCGTACCTACACCCTCCGGATGCACTATCTCTCGAGGTCCTTGCCATTGTACATGCCCTACAATCATTTCCCTCCCTGCCCTCGCTCCCAGAGTACACGATATACACCGATTCCCAAGCCGCCATTCGCCACATACAAAACCGCACCCTACCCCATTCACTCCAACAAGAGGTCGAACGAGCGGTCTCCGCATTGCAACCTTCCACCGTTTTCCTCCGCTGGGTCCCTGGGCATTCGGGGATTGACGGCAATGAGCTGGCCCATCAGCTCGCCCGTGACGTTTTTAACCGGGCACCGTTGATCCCCTGGTCGGGGCCCTCGCAGGATTCTGGGGGACTCTCCCTGCGCCGCACTATCAAGGAAGTTTACCTCCAACTCCGTCTCGACAAGCGCCTCTACCCTCCCCCTCATCCATCACTCACTGTGCCGGAGGCTCGCCTTCTGCGGCACATCCAAATGAATGCACTGGTAACCCCTTCCCGCCTCTTTCTCTATCGCTATCGCTCCGACCCCTCCTGTCCCAACTGCCCCTCTACTTATGCAGACCTATCCCATTGCCTATTCTACTGTCCGACTGCTCAGCAATCAAGTTCCTATCCTCCCCCTTCActttccatcaccacctggctggactggcttg TCACCCTCAACGTGTAG